Proteins from a genomic interval of Triplophysa dalaica isolate WHDGS20190420 chromosome 13, ASM1584641v1, whole genome shotgun sequence:
- the si:dkey-239i20.4 gene encoding si:dkey-239i20.4 isoform X3: MERTSIYRSLIANTSKEMMCFSDFPMPDHFPNYMHNSLVVQYFRIYTDHFDLRRYIHFQTTVRSVRQRPDFSASGQWDVVTTGRDGREEKHVFDGVLVCTGQYTQPTTPAFPGVDSFPGVIAHSYDYKDPDLYRGMRLVIVGIGNSGGDIAVELSRLCEKTFLSTRTGAWITGRVLNRGLPMDMMLVRRNLDLIFNLLPRAVINWIGERMLNQKHDHQLYGLQPKYGVFDQRPIINDDLPGRILVGELVMKPNLQKFQGSTLMFNDGTAEENIDAVIFCTGYNSTFPFLPSSLNSGPDGELTLYRRIFPPSLERPTLGIMGLFQTKGAIMPAVELQARWATRVIKGLNHLPSAVKMHKIIEKERRANLKCYPCPKQAALQVPYIPYLDTIAKEVGVCPNIVWLLLTDPALGMRVLFGPCTPYQFRLSGPGHWRGARQAILTQWDRVAKPMKTRPIPETKSISLLYWLGLAGGAAVICIIMVKQKKIPVFLRNTYIP; the protein is encoded by the exons ATGGAACGCACCAGCATTTATCGTTCTCTTATTGCGAACACCTCAAAAGAAATGATGTGTTTTAGCGATTTCCCAATGCCAGATCATTTCCCAAACTACATGCACAACTCTCTTGTCGTGCAGTACTTCAGAATCTACACAGACCACTTTGACCTTCGCAGATATATTCACTTTCAG ACTACAGTACGCAGTGTAAGACAGAGGCCTGATTTCTCAGCTTCTGGTCAGTGGGACGTTGTAACCACAGGCAGGGATGGACGAGaggaaaaacatgtgtttgacGGTGTGCTGGTGTGTACAGGACAATACACACAACCTACTACACCGGCCTTCCCAG gtgTTGATTCTTTCCCAGGAGTGATTGCCCACAGCTATGATTATAAAGACCCTGATCTTTACCGTGGAATGAGACTTGTGATTGTTGGGATTGGAAATTCTGGAGGAGATATCGCTGTGGAGCTCAGCAGACTGTGTGAGAAG ACCTTCCTGAGTACCCGTACAGGGGCATGGATCACAGGTCGCGTGTTAAATCGAGGGCTACCTATGGATATGATGCTGGTTAGGCGAAATCTGGATCTGATTTTTAACCTGCTGCCTCGAGCTGTGATCAATTGGATTGGGGAAAGAATGCTCAATCAGAAACATGACCACCAGCTGTATGGACTACAGCCTAAATATGG AGTTTTTGACCAGCGTCCTATTATCAACGATGACCTCCCGGGACGCATTCTGGTGGGAGAACTGGTGATGAAACCAAATCTGCAAAAATTCCAAGGCTCGACACTCATGTTCAATGATGGGACAGCGGAAGAAAATATTGATGCAGTTATCTTCTGTACAGGATATAATTCAACGTTTCCCTTCCTCCCTTCCTCCTTAAACTCTGGCCCTGATGGAGAACTGACTCTCTATAGAAGAATCTTTCCCCCATCTCTAGAGCGCCCGACACTGGGCATCATGGGTCTGTTCCAGACCAAAGGGGCGATCATGCCAGCTGTAGAGTTGCAGGCACGCTGGGCCACAAGGGTCATCAAAG GATTAAACCATCTGCCCTCAGCAGTGAAAATGCACAAAATTATTGAAAAAGAACGCAGAGCAAATTTAAAATG TTACCCTTGTCCAAAGCAGGCTGCCCTTCAAGTTCCCTACATTCCTTACCTAGACACAATAGCCAAGGAAGTGGGCGTATGTCCTAACATTGTTTGGCTGCTCCTAACAGACCCTGCTCTGGGTATGAGGGTTTTGTTTGGTCCCTGTACGCCCTACCAGTTTCGGCTTAGCGGACCAGGTCATTGGAGAGGTGCTCGTCAGGCTATTCTCACCCAATGGGATCGTGTGGCCAAACCCATGAAGACACGCCCCATTCCGGAAACAAAATCCATCAGTTTGTTGTATTGGCTGGGTCTGGCAGGAGGGGCTGCAGTAATTTGTATCATTATggtaaaacaaaagaagatccCAGTCTTTCTTAGAAACACTTATATTCCATAG
- the si:dkey-239i20.4 gene encoding si:dkey-239i20.4 isoform X1: MSRISVWIVLSLISVLTVLQSNMAKRVAVIGAGCSGLVCIKCCLDEGMEPVCFESSDDIGGLWRFKETQEMERTSIYRSLIANTSKEMMCFSDFPMPDHFPNYMHNSLVVQYFRIYTDHFDLRRYIHFQTTVRSVRQRPDFSASGQWDVVTTGRDGREEKHVFDGVLVCTGQYTQPTTPAFPGVDSFPGVIAHSYDYKDPDLYRGMRLVIVGIGNSGGDIAVELSRLCEKTFLSTRTGAWITGRVLNRGLPMDMMLVRRNLDLIFNLLPRAVINWIGERMLNQKHDHQLYGLQPKYGVFDQRPIINDDLPGRILVGELVMKPNLQKFQGSTLMFNDGTAEENIDAVIFCTGYNSTFPFLPSSLNSGPDGELTLYRRIFPPSLERPTLGIMGLFQTKGAIMPAVELQARWATRVIKGLNHLPSAVKMHKIIEKERRANLKCYPCPKQAALQVPYIPYLDTIAKEVGVCPNIVWLLLTDPALGMRVLFGPCTPYQFRLSGPGHWRGARQAILTQWDRVAKPMKTRPIPETKSISLLYWLGLAGGAAVICIIMVKQKKIPVFLRNTYIP, translated from the exons ATGTCTAGGATTTCTGTTTGGATTGTTCTATCATTGATATCTG TGCTGACAGTTTTGCAAAGCAACATGGCTAAGCGTGTTGCTGTGATTGGAGCAGGCTGTTCTGGGCTGGTCTGCATCAAATGTTGTTTGGATGAAGGGATGGAGCCAGTGTGTTTTGAAAGCAGTGATGATATTGGCGGACTCTGGAGGTTTAAG GAGACACAAGAGATGGAACGCACCAGCATTTATCGTTCTCTTATTGCGAACACCTCAAAAGAAATGATGTGTTTTAGCGATTTCCCAATGCCAGATCATTTCCCAAACTACATGCACAACTCTCTTGTCGTGCAGTACTTCAGAATCTACACAGACCACTTTGACCTTCGCAGATATATTCACTTTCAG ACTACAGTACGCAGTGTAAGACAGAGGCCTGATTTCTCAGCTTCTGGTCAGTGGGACGTTGTAACCACAGGCAGGGATGGACGAGaggaaaaacatgtgtttgacGGTGTGCTGGTGTGTACAGGACAATACACACAACCTACTACACCGGCCTTCCCAG gtgTTGATTCTTTCCCAGGAGTGATTGCCCACAGCTATGATTATAAAGACCCTGATCTTTACCGTGGAATGAGACTTGTGATTGTTGGGATTGGAAATTCTGGAGGAGATATCGCTGTGGAGCTCAGCAGACTGTGTGAGAAG ACCTTCCTGAGTACCCGTACAGGGGCATGGATCACAGGTCGCGTGTTAAATCGAGGGCTACCTATGGATATGATGCTGGTTAGGCGAAATCTGGATCTGATTTTTAACCTGCTGCCTCGAGCTGTGATCAATTGGATTGGGGAAAGAATGCTCAATCAGAAACATGACCACCAGCTGTATGGACTACAGCCTAAATATGG AGTTTTTGACCAGCGTCCTATTATCAACGATGACCTCCCGGGACGCATTCTGGTGGGAGAACTGGTGATGAAACCAAATCTGCAAAAATTCCAAGGCTCGACACTCATGTTCAATGATGGGACAGCGGAAGAAAATATTGATGCAGTTATCTTCTGTACAGGATATAATTCAACGTTTCCCTTCCTCCCTTCCTCCTTAAACTCTGGCCCTGATGGAGAACTGACTCTCTATAGAAGAATCTTTCCCCCATCTCTAGAGCGCCCGACACTGGGCATCATGGGTCTGTTCCAGACCAAAGGGGCGATCATGCCAGCTGTAGAGTTGCAGGCACGCTGGGCCACAAGGGTCATCAAAG GATTAAACCATCTGCCCTCAGCAGTGAAAATGCACAAAATTATTGAAAAAGAACGCAGAGCAAATTTAAAATG TTACCCTTGTCCAAAGCAGGCTGCCCTTCAAGTTCCCTACATTCCTTACCTAGACACAATAGCCAAGGAAGTGGGCGTATGTCCTAACATTGTTTGGCTGCTCCTAACAGACCCTGCTCTGGGTATGAGGGTTTTGTTTGGTCCCTGTACGCCCTACCAGTTTCGGCTTAGCGGACCAGGTCATTGGAGAGGTGCTCGTCAGGCTATTCTCACCCAATGGGATCGTGTGGCCAAACCCATGAAGACACGCCCCATTCCGGAAACAAAATCCATCAGTTTGTTGTATTGGCTGGGTCTGGCAGGAGGGGCTGCAGTAATTTGTATCATTATggtaaaacaaaagaagatccCAGTCTTTCTTAGAAACACTTATATTCCATAG
- the si:dkey-239i20.4 gene encoding si:dkey-239i20.4 isoform X2 — protein sequence MAKRVAVIGAGCSGLVCIKCCLDEGMEPVCFESSDDIGGLWRFKETQEMERTSIYRSLIANTSKEMMCFSDFPMPDHFPNYMHNSLVVQYFRIYTDHFDLRRYIHFQTTVRSVRQRPDFSASGQWDVVTTGRDGREEKHVFDGVLVCTGQYTQPTTPAFPGVDSFPGVIAHSYDYKDPDLYRGMRLVIVGIGNSGGDIAVELSRLCEKTFLSTRTGAWITGRVLNRGLPMDMMLVRRNLDLIFNLLPRAVINWIGERMLNQKHDHQLYGLQPKYGVFDQRPIINDDLPGRILVGELVMKPNLQKFQGSTLMFNDGTAEENIDAVIFCTGYNSTFPFLPSSLNSGPDGELTLYRRIFPPSLERPTLGIMGLFQTKGAIMPAVELQARWATRVIKGLNHLPSAVKMHKIIEKERRANLKCYPCPKQAALQVPYIPYLDTIAKEVGVCPNIVWLLLTDPALGMRVLFGPCTPYQFRLSGPGHWRGARQAILTQWDRVAKPMKTRPIPETKSISLLYWLGLAGGAAVICIIMVKQKKIPVFLRNTYIP from the exons ATGGCTAAGCGTGTTGCTGTGATTGGAGCAGGCTGTTCTGGGCTGGTCTGCATCAAATGTTGTTTGGATGAAGGGATGGAGCCAGTGTGTTTTGAAAGCAGTGATGATATTGGCGGACTCTGGAGGTTTAAG GAGACACAAGAGATGGAACGCACCAGCATTTATCGTTCTCTTATTGCGAACACCTCAAAAGAAATGATGTGTTTTAGCGATTTCCCAATGCCAGATCATTTCCCAAACTACATGCACAACTCTCTTGTCGTGCAGTACTTCAGAATCTACACAGACCACTTTGACCTTCGCAGATATATTCACTTTCAG ACTACAGTACGCAGTGTAAGACAGAGGCCTGATTTCTCAGCTTCTGGTCAGTGGGACGTTGTAACCACAGGCAGGGATGGACGAGaggaaaaacatgtgtttgacGGTGTGCTGGTGTGTACAGGACAATACACACAACCTACTACACCGGCCTTCCCAG gtgTTGATTCTTTCCCAGGAGTGATTGCCCACAGCTATGATTATAAAGACCCTGATCTTTACCGTGGAATGAGACTTGTGATTGTTGGGATTGGAAATTCTGGAGGAGATATCGCTGTGGAGCTCAGCAGACTGTGTGAGAAG ACCTTCCTGAGTACCCGTACAGGGGCATGGATCACAGGTCGCGTGTTAAATCGAGGGCTACCTATGGATATGATGCTGGTTAGGCGAAATCTGGATCTGATTTTTAACCTGCTGCCTCGAGCTGTGATCAATTGGATTGGGGAAAGAATGCTCAATCAGAAACATGACCACCAGCTGTATGGACTACAGCCTAAATATGG AGTTTTTGACCAGCGTCCTATTATCAACGATGACCTCCCGGGACGCATTCTGGTGGGAGAACTGGTGATGAAACCAAATCTGCAAAAATTCCAAGGCTCGACACTCATGTTCAATGATGGGACAGCGGAAGAAAATATTGATGCAGTTATCTTCTGTACAGGATATAATTCAACGTTTCCCTTCCTCCCTTCCTCCTTAAACTCTGGCCCTGATGGAGAACTGACTCTCTATAGAAGAATCTTTCCCCCATCTCTAGAGCGCCCGACACTGGGCATCATGGGTCTGTTCCAGACCAAAGGGGCGATCATGCCAGCTGTAGAGTTGCAGGCACGCTGGGCCACAAGGGTCATCAAAG GATTAAACCATCTGCCCTCAGCAGTGAAAATGCACAAAATTATTGAAAAAGAACGCAGAGCAAATTTAAAATG TTACCCTTGTCCAAAGCAGGCTGCCCTTCAAGTTCCCTACATTCCTTACCTAGACACAATAGCCAAGGAAGTGGGCGTATGTCCTAACATTGTTTGGCTGCTCCTAACAGACCCTGCTCTGGGTATGAGGGTTTTGTTTGGTCCCTGTACGCCCTACCAGTTTCGGCTTAGCGGACCAGGTCATTGGAGAGGTGCTCGTCAGGCTATTCTCACCCAATGGGATCGTGTGGCCAAACCCATGAAGACACGCCCCATTCCGGAAACAAAATCCATCAGTTTGTTGTATTGGCTGGGTCTGGCAGGAGGGGCTGCAGTAATTTGTATCATTATggtaaaacaaaagaagatccCAGTCTTTCTTAGAAACACTTATATTCCATAG